AGAAGCACGAAAGCCAGCCAGATTCACCCAAAGCTGGACGCCTGGGAaaaagtgaagaagaaaacataaattttgagACCAATTTTTGTAACAATTGAATATATTAGATACGAACACTTACTTGTGCTTGGCGAAGTTCACCTTCGCACCAGGGAGGTCAGAAAGCCCAGGCCATATTGTCTCATTGGGAGTTCCAAGAATCTTGAATATCTGTAGGCATGACCACCAATTAGAACAATTGCAAAGAATATAATCAATGATTTGTATGAAACACTGCCTAGCGGTGGATAAACCATCAGAATTTATTTACCTTGTCAAGCTGCTCAACCTCTGACTTCCCATTGAACAAAGGTTCTTTTGACAGTAGCTCAGCCATAATACACCCTAACGACCACATATCAATTGCCGTGGAGTATTGTTTTGCTCCTAATAGAAGTTCTGGTGCCCTGAAAGATAACATTATGAATCATTAATTACTTTGTGAGGACGAAGCAGAACTGTGGATGCAACTCATTGAAACATcagatatactaatataatcttTTGGTTGGCATCAATAATACCATAGCGGACAGCCACAAGTAGATGAGTAGATTATCAAACAACTTTCACAACCACAGACCAATTAGTTGTAATCAAACCATATAAAAGCGATAAAGGACTTTAAAAAATGGCACAAGAACACAAGTCACCAATGTTATTGTGGTAAAAGAGAATTGTGCGAGGGCAAGCTCCTATACAGAATGGTAAAGAAGCTGCTTTAGTCACAAAGCTCATaagtatatgaaaatttgtgCATAAATAAATGTACCTACATATAAGATAGCAGAGAACTAGAATCTTGTAGAAGCATAAAGACTCACCTGTACCACAAAGTCACGACCAGGGAAGTATATGGTTTCAGAGGACTTCCATATTGACGGGCCAGTCCAAAGTCACAGATCTTCAAATCACCACAGTTATTCAAAAGAAGATTTGAAGTTTTCAGATCACGGTGCAGAACCCAATTATCATGAAGATACTTGATCCCCTCTAAAAGCTGAAGCATCAGGCATTTAACCTCACTTTGACTATAAGGTTGTTTCATTGTCTCCATCAATCCTTTGAGGTCATGTTCCATGTACTCCATGACCATATATATACTGTCAAGGTTGCTCCCTACAACAACTTCTTTaacatccacaatggatgggTGATGAATAGAGAgaagaatatttatttctctaaGAGAAGTCAAAGGAAACCCTTCTCTCTCCCTATCCATCTTGACCTTCTTCAGAGCCACAACTTCTCCAGTTTTCTTGTCCTTGGCTCTGAAAACAATCCCATATGTTCCTTCATCAATCCTATTCAGTCGTTCAAACTCATCAACACTTCTGCAACCATGAAGCATATTGAAGCTCCTCTGTGGAGGATGGACTTGCTCTGGTGTGCCATGAGAGCCAACATCATCATCTGATTCGGTGCCAGAATGGCTAGCATcactaaaaacaatattttgatCATCATCTACTTCCATGTAGCCATTCTTATCAATGGTGTCATTGTAACTATCTCTACTGGAAGACCTTACACGTTCATCTGAACCCAATGACCATACCTTTGTTCCTTCAGAACATTCTCCAAGCTCAGGACTAATTGACTTCCTTCCTACTTTTGCTTCAGCTGATTCAGATTCAGACTTCCTCTTCGTCTTCCAGCTGTCTTCATAATCAGAAATCTCACCTTCGTCAGATGGCGACTCAGCATCATTTGCCCATCGGGATGATGTTATAGTCCGTGGCACATAGTCATTTTCATCATTTGTCTCTGCTATCATGTCATTGACCCTGTCTTCTTCTTTGGGTAATGAAGAATCTATCATGCCAGGCAATTCTGACACGTAAGGCAGTGAATCAATGTCTGAAGGTGGGCCCCCAGAAACATGAACACCATTGTCTTGAACCAGTGAAGTCTGTTCCACATCATCATGTATAGAGTTAGACTTAAGGGGAACAGGCAAAGGAGGAggtggtggtagtggcggCAAGTTACTACTTTCCAACACTTTTGTGCTTCTGACTGATCGAGTGGCATCCTTATCATCTCTGTCCCAAACAATTGGGGAAAACTTCCTCTTCTTATTTTGAATAGGTGACAACTGTCTCTGATTATCCAATATTGTAACATCTGTTTCTTTATTGCATTGAATTTCAGCCTCAGTAGCACCATCAGATCCATCACTAGACAGTTCCCCGGGCTCTCGATCCACAGGGCGAACTGCATACCCACACCTCCTAGGCCCGCCACCACTACTTCCTGAATCACTCCTGCTAGAAGTAGAGCGATGTCCACCATTCCTCATCTCCCTTTCTCCAACACCTCTTCGCCTGACCCTATCTCGATACTCGAGACTGTCTCGACCACGGATCTGACCCCTATCAAAATCTCGACTACCTTTCCTGCCCCGCTCATATTCTCCATTTAAAGAGCCAATTTCCTTCCTCGTTGTTCCATAATCTGTCTCACGGTCTCTGAATTCATTGTCTCTATAACCCCCGTGCCTTCCAGCGGCCATGATTCTGATTAAGAATCCGCTAGaatgcacaaaaaaaaaagaacctAGACCTGACAGAAGTCCCCTAAAATTGAGTTTGTAAACTAATTTTCCCCGATTCACCCAGGCCCGATCTAtccaaatttcttcaaattgaGCAAGGAAACAAAAACCTAATTTGCACGAAGCAAATCGATCCAATGTTCCCTCTCCTCAGATTCCGCAATCGGAATTCGAAATTAGGATTCGATGCAGCGGGAACTAGAAAATAGCAAATCAGACAACGCACAACCAAACGAATTCCTCCTTTCTACTTCCCGACTCAGAAGAAAACTGAAGGACAATAGAATCAAACAAAATCGGAAAACGGATACAGAACCCTAAAAAACAATCAGCGCGCGATCTCTTCAATCTATCCTCTACCGTGTGCTAAATCAGAATTGGAAAGGCTTACCGGTGAAGATTGCGAAGGAAattatagagagagaaagcgcGTGGTGGCGGCGTATGGTGGTAGAAGATGATAAGATGCAATGAATGAGCAACGGAGGATAGACAAATTGCGACGGcgttaaaagttaaaacagaACCTACATTATTGGGCTTTCCATCTATTTAAACGTGAATTTGGCCACTAGATATTTCCATGAGTTATGGTAACTTTCTTTTTATAATGTGTGCTCTATaccatgatttattttttttgttttgatttttattagatGCGATTTCTAATCAGGACATTAGTTACCATAAAGttcatttttaacttttacaattgatattttattctttcaacAAAAATGTTCTGTCATTTTTCCAAATGTGGTGATAATATTCGTATAAATTAGTCTTACATATCTATAAAAAAACATCCACAATGGCtttaggtcagccataggctagtcactctctctctgccacgtcatcattttaatcaaataggctagccacatgctaaccgcaataaaaataattcaaaaacaactacaattacggaattaaatttacgagacatatacagaaaaattcattcatttcatttaaataaaaaaaaatacatagataaaaaaaaaatacataataataatataaaaaaaaaccgggcttccacacacgagccccgcctcTCTCTACCCTCATCCTCCTCATCGCCGTCCTCGCCGCCGTTGTCGCTGCCACCCGggacctccacatcggtggcATCTGAGCCCCCATCTGTGCCCTCGCGGCATCCAAATCaacccgcatgctctcgagcatcgagtgaagaaacttcttctccgtggggtcagttgcggccctccaatcttggaagaccttgtacatctgtTCCCGCGTTTTTTGACGCGAGAATAAGGTGTACGCGGGTGGGTGGGGTGCCGACTggaaatgaaactaaaatcgcgtatatatagtgtttgaaaaattttcaaaaaataaaaaataaaaaattgcgcTGGCAGATCGCAAGCCTGCAATGGAGGTCAGCGCTCGCAAATCGGCGTGCGCTCGCCTATTTTCTCGTCGAAAAGGCGCTGGCCGATTCCAATGGTTcagctagccgaccggctagcgacaAGTCTCGAATGAATTGTCCGAATTCACAACGGTATAATTGAATCTATTGCGTGATCAGCCTCATGAGTCGTGACGTCGTACAAGCTTGATAAACATATGAATTAGTCGAATCCATACTGAATTTGTCAAACATGTATGCAAAGATTTGATGATCATGAACTCAGTTATTCTTATCGTATTATCAAACAAAAGTTACGAAAAagcaataaattttattttaagaaattgtagtagaaattttctttcaaattatagtactataaatctTGATTCGAAAAAAATTGTTAGGTGCACGATTTAAATAACTGAATTGTGGAGTATTACAAGAAAAtaacaattcaaatttcaaagcCTAGAagctaaagcaaataaataaagcatTTCGTTGAATCGAATCAAAGTTCTGTCCACGATAGACCATCCATGGAAGTGCAATGCAAGTCAATAATTCATACTACGTTGGGACTCATTCAATTTTGAGGATGCTCgttataagagcatccgcaatggtcggctagcgaccggctagccgattcgtcgcgctggccgatcggctagccgccattgtggaggcccgatcggccagcgccgattttcaatttttttttttttttttaaatcatatataaacgcgattttcgtttcattttcatttgcaccacttgttttaacgagttttctctctctaactttctgttcaagagcatcatcgagcgatggatcacgcgggtggtagcggtagcggtagtggtggggatcctgaggagtacgaacggaggatgaacgaggctatggaggcctacatgaaccgcgggatggagcggtacatgcgtatggtggaacagcaggcgatacctcgccctccacgagttgtccaccaccgagcagtgattgatcgggatcacgccacagctgcacatcagcggctgtacgacgactacttttcgagagaacccgcggtttcccgccaacatgttccggcggTGTTTcagaatgcgcagggagttgtttatgcgcatcgttAGGGCATTGGAGCGTCAATATatgtgtttccgcttcaggcacgatgcggctgcagacccggccacacccctatccaaaagtgcacggcggcaatcgggcggttggcctacggaggcgcggcggacatgtgggatgagtacctccacatcggtgagtcgtcgGCCACTGAAATGTCGAAGGAGTTACGTGGGGGCGTGATCGGCATTTTCGGTGAGCGGTACCTTGAAGCCCTACTCCGAAGATTATCGAAATTTGATGcgagatgcacggggagaagcatgggttccccgggatgttaggcaacAGCATAGactgtatgcattgggagtggaagaagctgtccgactgcctggaagagggcctacacgaccggctacaagtcaaagaaccccacgataatcctcgaggccgtagctgattaccggctgtggatctggcatgcgtattttggggtagccgggtcgaacaacgacctcaacgtcctgaactcgtctcccctcttcaacgagaagtgccggggcgtcggtccagccgtctcattcgtggccaacggcaaccggcatgatatgggctactacttggcggatgggatatacctcggtggccggtctttgtgaagacgatccgacaaacaagtgatgaaaagaaggcctactttgcgcaacgacaggagtcggcgcgcaaggatgtggagcgcgcatttggtgtgctccggtctcgatgggcggcaatcaagggcccaacgcgtttgtgggatgtcggatgcgtttccgagataatgtacgcctgcattatctgcgcacaacatgatcgtcgaagacgaaggcgtacaacccGACTAGTTGGGTCGGTggcgatgaagccggtccaagccacggaacggccacccctagtgtacgacAGGGGGTACccctcgatgaagccggccgactcaaggaatttgccggcatgcgccaagtggatgctcatattcaactccaaaaggatataattgaagagttgtgggcacggaggactgcacacgacgatagttttttttctttattatgcatgtacttttttttttaatctatgtaacttttttaaatgcaattaatgaattttcccgtacacgtgtctaaatttaattccgtattttaatcgtaattttaattccgtaaatgtagtatattttgaattgtttttattgcggctggcctatggctggcctaaatctgacgtggcaggtggtttttttagtgttgctgacgtgacagaggagagaatggctggcctatggctggcctatgcaccattgcggatgctttAATATGGTCTTTAGCGGTGAACCCACAAATGCTCTAATATGGTCTTTAGCGGTGAACCCACAAAATCAACTATAATTTGATCTCCACGCTAAGGCAGTGGCGGCATGAGCTCATGGGAATATGCATTAATGACGATGCTGGTCGTTGATGTCATAGTTTTCATGAAGTAGTGAGAGAGGGTTtgttgtaaattttattttttctaaatttcgcAACTTACTGgtagttttaattattttctaagtTCATAtctatcaaattttgatttacttttttgtCTTTATGCCAATCAAGTTTAATGGTTTTTATTTTCGTAGGTTTACTCAAATTGTGTTGAATACTTATTCATTCAATATAATCGATCCAAATTCGGTTAAATTTggattgattatatatttttaatatttaaatattaaatttgatccAGCATAATGTTATTATCAATTTCACGTTtacaaaatatactatatttaatcaattcataAGAAGACTCAATAATCAAACCTCATAGCAAATAAATTTGGAAACATCTAAAAGGTAATGATTTCCGTATAAATAAAGAGatttacaaaacaaaactcaataaataaatttttaaaaaatccaacattgaaaatgaaaatctgCAGCCCAGcccttaaattttatttttgagccCACTATTCCCAACGATTAAAAAGGCCTATATACAAAATATGCAAGCACtccaatatttatttctctttctcgCATTTCCTGTTCTTCGTCTATCGTCCATTACCAGCCATGACCAACACACCGTTTCTATATTCCCACGCCAGCGACCTTCATTTCACTATGTCCAACCACACAAATTCCGTTTTCTAGATGTGCTGTTGCACCCAAATAAGATCCTATGTTCCAACTCAATCACTACTATATTTTCTAGATATTTACTACTCATATAATCttgttttacatttattacAAAACGtcattttttacaaaattatataccCGTTTATTTCgaattatcattttaaacCTAAATTGGACTGACGAAGTAAGCTAATTGTGctaaaatttaactaaactACCAAACACTGAaattgccaaaaataaaaataaaaatcatacacCAAACCACAACATATTGAACTTGGTGCAATATCCATAGAAAACAGAcagttttatagtattaagTACACTTTTTATAGTGCCAAGTACATACAAATGGTGACTTGTGCTACCAGCACAACGAAGGCAGCTTGAACGTGAACGAGAACGAAGACGGGAGATGTCCCGTCCTCCTTATATAGTCCGCCCGTTGAGAAGTCTTCACGGCCTTCTCGTTCAAATCTGCCTCAGCATTGGCACGTTTCTCCTCCGCTATCCTTCGAGTTGCTGCCAACTTGTTTGTGCACTTCTCCTGTGCTCGAGACTTCAGCCTCTCGGCTTTCACCTAAACACGAAGTTTGCCAATTCGTTAGACACTACACTACAAGAGCGTAAAAGGAACACGAACAATTTGAGAGGATGTTACCTCGACTTTCCTCATCTGCATTTCGGCTTTCCTCTTCTGATGATTTTCCCATGCTTGAATCTTCACTTCTTCCCGTTTGAACCTATACCGCACGAGCATTAGAAAATGAGCAAGTCGTCTACTTTGGGTAAAACGAGcaattaaaaatagcaacttttGAAACAACACGAGCTTTAAcgcacctcattagagagaaaaaagtttctaaagtagaaagtgcataattttaaaagacggactaaaatggaaatagttgttatttttaaaggacagagagagtacttTTATCTACCTTGCCATGTATTTGGCACGTTCGGCCTCATCCCAAGCCGCTGCTCGGGTTTCCAGAGGATTCGTCTTACTAGACTGATCATCCGTTTTATTTTCCAGCACGTCCACGCCATCAAGCCCTTCTCCTCTCCTGTCAACGGGAGATGCAACGGGCTGGCCATTCTCAACCGCCATCACCCCATTCTGGCCCCTGGCCGGAGTCGAGGTCCCTGAAGAAACAGGGCTTCTTGCAGCCGGGGTGGTGGCCCTGATCGGGGTGGCTGTCCTAGACGGCTCCTGGCTCGCCATGGGCGTCATCTCGGTCCCCATATCCCTCACACAAATCGACCTAACGACCGATTTGCAACTACTAGCAGGCCTATTGATCCTCCACACAGACTCATCACAGTCCACATTCTTCGTCTCCACATCAAACTGATCAACGCCACTCGAGGCGTTCGCCCCCTCCTCGTCCTCCTCATCCTCGCTCGGGTAGTCCTTCTTGGGAACGGGAGGGGCTATCAGTCTCCGGTCATCGGCATTGGAGTTCCGTGGAGAGGCCTTGGTGGGATTCTTCTCCCCTCTGGAGAGATTGACGAGCCACTTCTGGGCGTCGTCCCATTTCGATGGAGTGGGCTTTCCTAAGGACGTTCGATGATGGTGGGAAGCGCTACGAGTGAGTGTGAGGCCGTTGCTCTTGAACTCGAAGCTCATACAACTAGCACCACCAGCTGCAGCTTCTTGTGTCAAGCACCCTTTATCCTCTATGGATCTCATCACTTACTTCTTACACCTCTCTCTCAATCTTAAATCCTCCGAAAATCTTTCATGTTTTTCTTGATGTCAATTTCAAGAAAGTAAACCAGAAATCAGGATGAATATCTGCACTGTATTTTGAGTAAACAACAATCCAATTAGAGACCAAAATTCATGCCAAAAATGAAGCAAAAACAGACAACAATCCATTAGAAAAATACCAACTTGAAAGATAAATGTG
The genomic region above belongs to Salvia hispanica cultivar TCC Black 2014 chromosome 3, UniMelb_Shisp_WGS_1.0, whole genome shotgun sequence and contains:
- the LOC125215211 gene encoding cyclin-dependent kinase G-2-like isoform X3, which produces MAAGRHGGYRDNEFRDRETDYGTTRKEIGSLNGEYERGRKGSRDFDRGQIRGRDSLEYRDRVRRRGVGEREMRNGGHRSTSSRSDSGSSGGGPRRCGYAVRPVDREPGELSSDGSDGATEAEIQCNKETDVTILDNQRQLSPIQNKKRKFSPIVWDRDDKDATRSVRSTKVLESSNLPPLPPPPPLPVPLKSNSIHDDVEQTSLVQDNGVHVSGGPPSDIDSLPYVSELPGMIDSSLPKEEDRVNDMIAETNDENDYVPRTITSSRWANDAESPSDEGEISDYEDSWKTKRKSESESAEAKVGRKSISPELGECSEGTKVWSLGSDERVRSSSRDSYNDTIDKNGYMEVDDDQNIVFSDASHSGTESDDDVGSHGTPEQVHPPQRSFNMLHGCRSVDEFERLNRIDEGTYGIVFRAKDKKTGEVVALKKVKMDREREGFPLTSLREINILLSIHHPSIVDVKEVVVGSNLDSIYMVMEYMEHDLKGLMETMKQPYSQSEVKCLMLQLLEGIKYLHDNWVLHRDLKTSNLLLNNCGDLKICDFGLARQYGSPLKPYTSLVVTLWYRAPELLLGAKQYSTAIDMWSLGCIMAELLSKEPLFNGKSEVEQLDKIFKILGTPNETIWPGLSDLPGAKVNFAKHKRPALGTTFCARNFLRHLLQGHLYYLMLDLTF
- the LOC125215211 gene encoding cyclin-dependent kinase G-2-like isoform X1, producing MAAGRHGGYRDNEFRDRETDYGTTRKEIGSLNGEYERGRKGSRDFDRGQIRGRDSLEYRDRVRRRGVGEREMRNGGHRSTSSRSDSGSSGGGPRRCGYAVRPVDREPGELSSDGSDGATEAEIQCNKETDVTILDNQRQLSPIQNKKRKFSPIVWDRDDKDATRSVRSTKVLESSNLPPLPPPPPLPVPLKSNSIHDDVEQTSLVQDNGVHVSGGPPSDIDSLPYVSELPGMIDSSLPKEEDRVNDMIAETNDENDYVPRTITSSRWANDAESPSDEGEISDYEDSWKTKRKSESESAEAKVGRKSISPELGECSEGTKVWSLGSDERVRSSSRDSYNDTIDKNGYMEVDDDQNIVFSDASHSGTESDDDVGSHGTPEQVHPPQRSFNMLHGCRSVDEFERLNRIDEGTYGIVFRAKDKKTGEVVALKKVKMDREREGFPLTSLREINILLSIHHPSIVDVKEVVVGSNLDSIYMVMEYMEHDLKGLMETMKQPYSQSEVKCLMLQLLEGIKYLHDNWVLHRDLKTSNLLLNNCGDLKICDFGLARQYGSPLKPYTSLVVTLWYRAPELLLGAKQYSTAIDMWSLGCIMAELLSKEPLFNGKSEVEQLDKIFKILGTPNETIWPGLSDLPGAKVNFAKHKYNLLRKKFPATSFTGTPVLSDAGFDLLNKLLTYDPEKRITADAALNHEWFREVPLPKSKEFMPTFPAQHAQDRRMRRVMKSPDPLEELKRKEKQGELGTGGLFGQ
- the LOC125211067 gene encoding remorin, with translation MRSIEDKGCLTQEAAAGGASCMSFEFKSNGLTLTRSASHHHRTSLGKPTPSKWDDAQKWLVNLSRGEKNPTKASPRNSNADDRRLIAPPVPKKDYPSEDEEDEEGANASSGVDQFDVETKNVDCDESVWRINRPASSCKSVVRSICVRDMGTEMTPMASQEPSRTATPIRATTPAARSPVSSGTSTPARGQNGVMAVENGQPVASPVDRRGEGLDGVDVLENKTDDQSSKTNPLETRAAAWDEAERAKYMARFKREEVKIQAWENHQKRKAEMQMRKVEVKAERLKSRAQEKCTNKLAATRRIAEEKRANAEADLNEKAVKTSQRADYIRRTGHLPSSFSFTFKLPSLCW
- the LOC125215211 gene encoding cyclin-dependent kinase G-2-like isoform X2, with amino-acid sequence MAAGRHGGYRDNEFRDRETDYGTTRKEIGSLNGEYERGRKGSRDFDRGQIRGRDSLEYRDRVRRRGVGEREMRNGGHRSTSSRSDSGSSGGGPRRCGYAVRPVDREPGELSSDGSDGATEAEIQCNKETDVTILDNQRQLSPIQNKKRKFSPIVWDRDDKDATRSVRSTKVLESSNLPPLPPPPPLPVPLKSNSIHDDVEQTSLVQDNGVHVSGGPPSDIDSLPYVSELPGMIDSSLPKEEDRVNDMIAETNDENDYVPRTITSSRWANDAESPSDEGEISDYEDSWKTKRKSESESAEAKVGRKSISPELGECSEGTKVWSLGSDERVRSSSRDSYNDTIDKNGYMEVDDDQNIVFSDASHSGTESDDDVGSHGTPEQVHPPQRSFNMLHGCRSVDEFERLNRIDEGTYGIVFRAKDKKTGEVVALKKVKMDREREGFPLTSLREINILLSIHHPSIVDVKEVVVGSNLDSIYMVMEYMEHDLKGLMETMKQPYSQSEVKCLMLQLLEGIKYLHDNWVLHRDLKTSNLLLNNCGDLKICDFGLARQYGSPLKPYTSLVVTLWYRAPELLLGAKQYSTAIDMWSLGCIMAELLSKEPLFNGKSEVEQLDKIFKILGTPNETIWPGLSDLPGAKVNFAKHKRPALGESGWLSCFLVQPFAQEISCDIFYRDTCTI
- the LOC125215211 gene encoding cyclin-dependent kinase G-2-like isoform X4, translated to MAAGRHGGYRDNEFRDRETDYGTTRKEIGSLNGEYERGRKGSRDFDRGQIRGRDSLEYRDRVRRRGVGEREMRNGGHRSTSSRSDSGSSGGGPRRCGYAVRPVDREPGELSSDGSDGATEAEIQCNKETDVTILDNQRQLSPIQNKKRKFSPIVWDRDDKDATRSVRSTKVLESSNLPPLPPPPPLPVPLKSNSIHDDVEQTSLVQDNGVHVSGGPPSDIDSLPYVSELPGMIDSSLPKEEDRVNDMIAETNDENDYVPRTITSSRWANDAESPSDEGEISDYEDSWKTKRKSESESAEAKVGRKSISPELGECSEGTKVWSLGSDERVRSSSRDSYNDTIDKNGYMEVDDDQNIVFSDASHSGTESDDDVGSHGTPEQVHPPQRSFNMLHGCRSVDEFERLNRIDEGTYGIVFRAKDKKTGEVVALKKVKMDREREGFPLTSLREINILLSIHHPSIVDVKEVVVGSNLDSIYMVMEYMEHDLKGLMETMKQPYSQSEVKCLMLQLLEGIKYLHDNWVLHRDLKTSNLLLNNCGDLKICDFGLARQYGSPLKPYTSLVVTLWYRAPELLLGAKQYSTAIDMWSLGCIMAELLSKEPLFNGKSEVEQLDKIFKILGTPNETIWPGLSDLPGAKVQPFAQEISCDIFYRDTCTI